AGCCATGGATATGTGTCTGACCGGTCGCATGATGGATGCGGAAGAAGCCGAGCGTTGTGGTCTTGTCTCGCGCCTTGTGGCGCCTGAAGAACTGATCGAGGAAGCATTGAAAGCTGCCGAGCGCATTGCCTCCTTCTCGCAGCCTTCAGTTCAGATGGTGAAGGAATCGGTCAACCGTTCCTATGAGACCACACTTGATGAAGGACTGCGTTTTGAGCGCCGGCTGTTTCATTCGCTTTTTGCCACTGAGGACCAGAAAGAAGGCATGTCCGCTTTCATCGATAAGCGCACGCCATCCTTCAAGAATCGCTGATCGTCTGATCATAAGAGGCAATCAGACCGCGGCAGTTTAGCCGGGTGGGCTTTATTTGAGGCTCGAATTTAAGCCGGAAGGCCGCGTATCCGGCCTTTTGGCTTAGTTGCTCGTCAGAATCCTCGTTGACGCGGGAGCAAAGCTGATCTATAAGCCCGCCACGGATCGGCGGCCCTAGGCACTATGGCTGCCCTAGAGGTTTTGTGCCCGACGGTTATATCCGGTGGGCTGCTGACAGAAAAAGAGAGGCATTTATGGCCAATACTCCTTCGGCCAAGAAGGCAGTGCGCAAGATCACTGCCCGCACCGAAATCAACAAGTCGCGTCGCTCGCGCGTTCGTACCTTCCTCCGCAAGGTTGAAGATGCGCTCTTGAGCGGCGACAAGGAAGCAGCATCGGTTGCTTTCAAGGCTGCTGAGCCTGAACTGATGCGCGCTGCTTCAAAGGGCGTCGTTCACAAGAATACCGCTGCTCGTAAGGTTTCGCGCCTTGCTGCACGCGTTAAGGCATTGAACGCCTAATATAACCTAAAATTAAAACTAGGTTTTAGAAACCCGGCTCATTGTTAGCCGGGTTTTCTTTTTTGGAACTTTTTTAAAGAACAGCACCCATTAAACTAGGGGCATGTTTTTTAGAGATATTTTATATTATTTCAATAATCTCCAAGCTCTCGGAAAAATGAATGACTGAAATTCCTCTTTATTTTCAAAAACTTGCAAATCTTTATCCACAGTTATCCACAGGGCTCGCGAGGGACTCGGAAGACCGTCTGAGTCAAGCCATTTTTTTAAAATTTATTTTGTCGGAGAACATATCGTGGCCACCTAAAAAATCGGTTCGGGAAACGCATTGAATCCAAAGGTGTTATTTCTTTGACGCCCGATTCTCTGGCCCGCGACATCGACC
This sequence is a window from Ochrobactrum quorumnocens. Protein-coding genes within it:
- the rpsT gene encoding 30S ribosomal protein S20; protein product: MANTPSAKKAVRKITARTEINKSRRSRVRTFLRKVEDALLSGDKEAASVAFKAAEPELMRAASKGVVHKNTAARKVSRLAARVKALNA